A genomic region of Methyloceanibacter stevinii contains the following coding sequences:
- a CDS encoding DUF1697 domain-containing protein, translating into MTAFAALLRAVNVGGTGKLPMRDLVTMCERAGLSSPRTYIASGNVVFSSDAKEADVKAKLEEALQAYADKPVAVLVRTVDELSAILADNPFPGASSNKVMVLFLDDAPNARDIDAVSGQKNEALHLGKREIYIHYPDGMGRSKLKVPAAAHGTARNMNTVAKLTSMAAEVEAT; encoded by the coding sequence ATGACAGCGTTCGCCGCCCTGCTCCGCGCCGTCAATGTCGGCGGCACCGGCAAGTTGCCGATGCGCGATCTCGTGACGATGTGTGAACGCGCAGGTTTATCCTCCCCACGCACCTATATCGCCTCCGGCAATGTCGTCTTTTCGAGCGATGCCAAGGAGGCCGACGTGAAGGCCAAGCTCGAAGAGGCACTTCAGGCCTATGCGGACAAGCCCGTCGCCGTTCTGGTGCGAACCGTGGACGAGCTATCCGCGATCTTGGCGGACAACCCCTTCCCCGGTGCATCGTCAAACAAGGTCATGGTCCTCTTCCTCGATGATGCACCCAATGCGCGGGACATAGACGCTGTGTCCGGCCAGAAGAACGAGGCCCTGCACCTCGGGAAGCGCGAGATCTACATCCACTACCCCGACGGTATGGGACGCTCGAAACTCAAGGTACCCGCCGCCGCTCACGGCACGGCGCGCAACATGAACACCGTTGCGAAACTCACTTCGATGGCCGCCGAGGTCGAGGCGACCTAG